One Candidatus Nitrososphaera evergladensis SR1 genomic window, GCATGAGATGAATCTTTAGCGTGTCGACATTCGCAAGAAACGCGGCGCTTTCGTCGCCGGAGAAGTTGTGTGCAAACGCCCTCTGCTGTCCTGCAGATGCATAGGCCAGTCCGCCCACCATCATGGCCGCAAGCAAGAGTGCGGTGGTGCTTTTCCTTTCCATAAATGTAGAAATATACTATCCTTTAATTAGGGTTCTAGTACACCGGCCGAAGTAACTGTACTTTATATCTTGTTTTTAGAGTGCAAATAGACTGCGATGCCAGCGATCACGACCGCGGCAGGCGTCACGTAGTATAGTAGCAGTTCATCAAGCGGGATGCCGGGCGGAAACGCCGTGACGTCAAAGCTTGCCGCAAGCGGCTGCGACGCGTATTTCGCATCGCCGGGGATGCGGGTCTGCAAGGTCACTACATAGTCGCCTGGCGTGTCAAACCTGTAGCGGGTGGTAACGTCGCTTATCTCAGACAGGCGGTAAGGCTCCTGGTATATTGGGTTGCCCGTACGCTTGTCTGCAATTACCACCGATGTGTAGACGTTGTAGAGGTTGTTGCCGTCATTGGCAAGCACGCTAAAGTTGAGGGTAGAGTTGGTTCCAATTATGGGGCTTGAAGGGTACGGCTGGAACACTATCTGGTAGTTATCCACTTGCTTTGTGGCGCCAAAAAAGTGGGCGTACGCCGGGGCAAAAAAGAACACACCTGCAGAAAAGAGCGTGACGATTATTGCAAGGAAGCGCAGAGGCAGCAGCAACAGCATCAGTCTCTGTTTGTTTTGGCGCTTTGCATATTTCAACTATGTTAGTACATCTGCCGGATGAACCACAATTGCTAATATCTGTGCAGGGCACAATTATTCTGCAGCGCCAGATCGCTGCGCACAGAAAAAATATGCATATACGCCTGTTCATTACACGGAGTGGGGAACTTGTTCTTCTCCTCCTCTTCCCCTTCCGTGTAGTCAAGCTTTTGACTTTCTTCTGCTTCGAATTATCACTATTGCGCCCGCGGCCGCTGCCCCTGCCGCTCCGATTCCGGGCGCCACGGTGTAGAGGTAAAAGTCGTTTGGCCCGGCCACGTTGAGTATGAACGTAAACGTCAGTGTCTGGCCGCTGTAGGCATTGTCCATGAGGTCGGCGTAAAGCACGTACTTGCCCGGCTCTGCAAAGGTGCGGTCGTACGCATAGTGGCCGTACGGAATCACTATTGGGCCGGCCGTTGCGACTTCAGCGCCATCCTTTACCAGCCTTATCTTTACCGGCACGTCCACCAGGTCGTCGCCGTTGACGCCGGAGATCCTCATCACCACCTTTGCAGGCACGCCGGATACAAGCTTGGCCGGCTCGGTGGCAACATCAAATTGATAGTTGCCTATGCGTTGCTTGTACATGGCGTTCTTTAGCGGGTCGGCAAAAGCCGGCTTGGCAACTATCAACATAAAGACGGCTGCAAGGGCTATTGCACAGGCAAGCGACTTTAGCAACAACAACAGCTATGCTAGAGCTCGTCCAACATTTCAACGTAATTGTCGACGACCTTGTCGGCAAAGGTCTGGCGGTACTTGGAAAGCACGTCGGCGATGAGCTCCTTGTTTGCAAGGCTGTACAGCTGGTACTCGCCATACCTGACGGACAGGATGCCGGCGTCCTTTAGCCGCTTTAGGTGCGCCGAAATGGTGGAAGGCGCCTTGCCCGTGTGCTCGACTATTTCTGCAAAAGTGCACATGTCCTGCGACAGCACAAACGACACTATCTCGCGTATTGGCTCGTGCCTGATGTAGCCCAGCACCTGCGACTCGCTTTCCGGCACGTTGACCGGATAGTAGCGGGTGATTCGCGCCTGCTGCCTATCCACCCTTATCACGCTTGCCCTTTCAAGCGCCGACAGATGATATGTCAGCACGCCGTTTGCAAAGCCGGTAGACCGCAAGAGTTCCCGGTAGCGGATGCCCGGCTCACGCTCGATAAGCTTCAAGAGGAGGTCCTGGGCGCTGACGGTTTCAGATAGTTCTTCCATATCCTATTTGTTCACCTTGAGCACTCCAAGCCCAAACAGGCTGAGCATTCCAAGCACGATTATGTGCGGGAATTCTATATCAAGATTTGGCATGTTCAGGAAGAACAAGAGCCCCGCTGCCTGGAACAGGTAAAACACTTCAGATACCCCAAGCGCGATGAACCCAAGCGTCATGTACAGTGTCCTTGCACCGCCAGCGCGCATGTACGCAGTCAGCGAGACGACGCTCAGAAACGTGGCTATCACGAGGCTTGCGATGTGCAGTATTATGTGGAAGAATATCGACGGGTGCAGGACGTGCGGGAGCACTAGAGGCGCAATGATGCCTACCACTATGGCTGCGGTGAGCCCAAATACCAGCGGCTTTGAAGCCGTCGCCTCCTGAACAGGCTGGTTGCTACCCGTCTGCATCCACCAATAAATTGGTGGTTCTGGCCTAATAAAGGGATTGGTACAAAACCAGAACTAGCTCAGGGCGGCAAGCGTCTTTTTCATCTGTATCCTGCTCTGCCTTGCATAGAATGCGCTCCCGCCGGCCACGGCTGCGGCAAGACCCATCGCAAGGGCCGCAAACGAGTCAAAGCTTGGCATAGGCATTTCTTTAGGGTTGTTATTGTTTTCCATTCCCGGCATCGTTGCCATTCCGGGCATCATTGTTGTCGTCGACCCGTTGCCAAGGTTTGCGACAAAGCTGTGGTTCAGGTCGTACGCGTTTATCCTCTGCGCTATAAAGTCTATCTTCCACTCGCCTGCCTGGCTCAAATAGCCTCCGGTGGCCGAATAAACACTGCCGTCGCCGGCTTTTTGCAGCGTGACTACCAGCGGCCCCACCCCGGCGTTCACGTTTGTAAACCGCAGCACCACGCTTGCAATGTTTTGCGGAGGCTTGCCGTCTCCTTCCAAGAGCGTGGCTGTAAACGTGTTGACGCCCGGCTGGAAGGGCGATATCTCCAGCGCGACATCCGTGCCGGCTATGTTCACTTGGTGCATAAAATGCTGGCCTGGCTGCTCCATGGCCGCCTGCATTGGAGGCGACGTTATCGTGAGAAACGACGCGGCAAGGAGCACGCCTATCCCGACAAGCGCCTCGGCCTTGATGGTCCGGCCAAAGCGCGCCGTGGCGGCATATTCTTGCTGGCGGCGGCCTGATCTTTTTGCAATCACGACCAGTTCCCGGTGCAGCCTCAGCTGGTGGTATGCGCCAAGGAGGACCATGGGGAGGGCGGCTGCAAGCTTTATCGCAAGGCTCGTCCCGTACGGCGTGGAAAAGAGCGAGTCCAGCATGTGCAGGTGGACCCATGCCATGTAGATCCCAGTCACGCCGATGACCCCAAGCGACGCGGTGGCCACAAGCGAAAAGGTTGGAAGCGCAGTCGCAAGCTGGCGCGGAGACTGCCGCGTCGCCGGCGCAAACACGGCTGCCAGGTAGAACAGGCCCCCGACCCACGCAGACACTGCCATAAAATGCGTCCAGTCAAGCGCGATCGCAAGCGCGGGCAGAAACGGCGCGGCAGAGTTGTGGCTCAGTATGCTGTTTGAGAACAGCGAGACCGCGCCTGCCGCAAGCGCGGCATACAATAGCAGCAGTTTGCTGCCATTTTTCTTCACCATGTAGGCAAAAATCGCGCCGGCCACTATTGCAGATGTTGCAAGCCGGATTAGCCACACGGCGCCGGCAGGCGAGGTTGCAACAAGCGACTGTACGGCCTGCCCAAGTGGAGCGCCAGCTGCCACGGCAAGGTTGCCGGCCTGCAAGAGCATGATTACGGTGGCAGACGCGGCCATGGCGCCTGCGCTTGCAAGCAGGATGATTGAAAACCTGCGAGACGGACGGCCTTCAAGCTTTTTCTGCAGGATCGCGTGTGCCATCGCCCCGCCGACTATTGCCGCCTGCGCCACCAGCAGAGGCCACTTGGCAAGCGCGTCTTCAGACGACGTGACGTACCGCGTCTCGCTTGGCGTCTGCTGCTGCGGCATTACCTCGTGGCCCACGCCAAAGACGTATGCGCCTTCCGTGATGTGCCCGTCGTCAAGTGACATCGTAAACCATGACACGGTGTAGATCCCGTCCTTGACCTTGTTCGTGTCGATTGTCACAGCGGCCTGCCTGCCGTTTTCGCCAATGACTGAAAAGTCGTTGTTGTCGACGCGCTGGTCCTGCGCGTCTGCGACTCGGATGTAGCTTACCTTTGGGTCCGGGCGCTCTGAAAAGGATATTGCAAGCTGTCGCGGAAGCTCGGACTTTTCATGGAACTGCGCGTTTGGCCCAATGGAATATTTCGCCGGCACCGCATGGCCAAACGCAGGCTCTACTGTAGGCAGCAGTAGCGCAAGAGCTGCCAGCGCAAAAATAACGAGGAAGGACAGGCGATGGCTCGACATGGCTCTTTTAGCACACGAAAAAAAGAGATGCGGCTTTACTTGCCCCGCCGCGCCACTGCCACTGCGCCTATCGCTATGCCCACTATGCCAAGGCCGACTCCTGCCCACGCCATCATCATGTTGCCACCGTCATTGTTGCTTGATGTTGCTGTAGTCGGCGCCTTGACGGATGCCACGTCGCTCTGGAGCTGCGTTATGGCCTTGCTCACGTCGTTGTTCTGCATGTACGGCTCGGGGAACCCTGCGTCAGTGCGCTGCTCAAAGCAACCATAGCCCCCAGTTACTCCCTTTCTCACTACGCCTTCTGACACCGTGACAGTCGAGTTGTTTGACTGCGCGCCAGCCTCACCTGCAGGCGTGCACGAGAACGTGAGGTTGACCGGCGTGTTGTTTATCGTCCCAAAAATGTGGTACGTGTACGTCGTCGCAATGGTAGGGTAGAATGGCGCGCTGTACTGGCCCGGCGAATTGAACACGGGCTCTAGTGGCATCTCTTTCTTTTTGTCTCCCGCCCCTATCTCGACTTTTAGCGTCTGCTCAAGGCCGGTGACAGGAGTCGCCCCCGCCGCGCGAGAGTTCATCGGGTCGCTCGGGTCTGCGTTGAGGACGCGAAGGTCAACTCCAGTCTTGTCGTCAACAAACGCCGGCTCGTTGAGCGAGCCTATTACTATCAAGTAGTCCTTGCCGCCTATCGTATAGAGCTGGCGCTGGTGCGCAAAGGCCGGTGCCGTAAAAGCGCCTGCCAAGAGAAGCGCGACCGCTACTGTCCCAGCTATAATTACTGCGAGTTTCATGGATGTATTGCGTGTTATAGAAAATTTAAGAAAAGTGGTACATCCGGCGAATGCACTATTATTTTAAAAAAGAAAAAAAGAAGTTAGTGCAGGTTTCTCATAGCCGTACGGACGTTGCGCTTCAAGTCCATCTCGCTCTTGGCGTACATCAGTGCGCTTATCACGATGCCGGCGGCTATTGCAGGTCCTGCCAGGTCGGCAAGCGAAAAGCCGATGTTGGTTACGGGGCTTTTTGCTTCTTCAGGCGTGCCGTTGTTGCCAGGCTGCGGCGCCGGCGAAGATGGCTTGGCAGTTATCGTGATGCTTCCAAGCGCAGATCCTTGCTGCTCTGCAAACCAGATCTTGCCCTTGTCGTCAGCGACTAGGTATTGGACGAATGAACCAGAGGTCGGTATCTTGGCCTCGGTGCTTGCGCCGGTCCTTGGATCGAATACTGCAACCCGGTCTATCGTGTGCTGGGCGACCCATATGTTGCCATAGCTGTCAGCCGCCATTCCAAAGGGCAGGCCGGCGCTGTTCAGGGCAGGATACTCGTGGAACGTCTCAAAGAGCGGGTTGAACGCTGTGACAGTGTGACCTTCATGCTCGGTGATATAGAGGTCGTGGCCGTTTGGATCAGGGAATATGGAAGTAGGCACCACGAGCTTGTTTGAGCCTTTTGGTGCGTATTCTGTGATGTTGCCGGTGGCAGGGTCTATCATGGCGATCTTGCCAACCGCGGATTCAGGCATCCAGAGTTTGCCGTCACGGTCAACGGTAATGTTTACAGGCCCTGACTGAGGTGTCGGTATGTTAAATGCAGTGAATTTGCCGGATGCAGGCTCGAACTTGAATACCTTGTTCGACTCTGTTACGGGCATCCACACATTTCCATCGTTGTCGATTGCAAGTCCGGCTATTATGCCCTTTTCTGGCAGGGGGAAATTGCGGTTCGTCTTTGTATCAGGATCGTACTGTCCAAGAAGATACTTGGTAGGGTCTATGTACCATATCTTGCCATCGCTTCCAAGCCTTACTATCGATGCAATATTGACCCCGCCGGTCAAGTTGTGCACAGTATATTTGCCGGTCGCTATATCGAACTGCCATATCCTTCCAGAGCCAATTGTTTGGTCGCCGGCCCATATCGACTGGCGTTTTGCATCAAATATGGGGAACAAGGGTTTGCTACTTTCTGGCGTCTTGTACTCCTTGACCTCAAAGCCAAGGCTGGATATCGCTGGCCTGACGGGGATGTCAAGGCTTGCCACGATGTTTGACGAAGAGGAGCGCACGCCTTCCACCTGTATCGACCACATGCCAGGCAGGCTGAACGCCGCGTCTCCGACGAACGTGCCGTCCTGCTGGCGCGTAGCGTTGATGTTTATCGGGCCTATTCCCTTTTCAACCTGCGTCAGCTTTATAGTTGCAGCATTTACGTCCGTCGCCGGCTTGCCGTCGCTTCCAGAGAACGCAAGCGTAAACCTGTTCTGGCCCACCGCAAACGGGTCTATACCGAGGTTTACACTGCCGGAAGGAGCGTACAGCGTCTGGGTGAATTTTGTAGATGCCGCTGCTGCCGTTTGTTGCTGCGAAGTAGCTGCAAACGCCGCCTGCTGGTCCACTGGCTGCTTGCCGTACTGGGGGAACTCGCCAGCGGGAAGCGAGCTGTTGGCCATTATCGACACCATGAGGAGCAGCGCTATTCCGACTCCGGCCTCTGCCTTCAGGCTCTTGGCAAAGCGACCGTAGCCGTTTGACTGGACGGAAGAGCCCCCGACCATTGCGACCATCGCCTTTTTCTGTATGACAAACTGCGAGTACCCGCCCATTGCGACCATCACGCCGGCAAGCGCCAGCTTGATCGCAAGGACCTTGCCGTACGTGGATGCAAGCGTCAATGAAAGGTCGCTCTCGATGAGGAACAGCAGGAGGGGCCCGGTTATGATAGAGATGCCAAGTATCGTGACTACTATGGTTGAAAAGCGCGGTATCAGGATGGAAACTGCCGCAGCCCTTGCGCGCTCGTCGGCCATCGCAAGGATTTTTGGCACCGCCACAAAGCCCATCAGTATCAGGCCGCCTATCCAGATGCTGGCCGCCGTGTTGTGGAAAAAGTCAAGCAGGATGGCAGCTATCTGTCCGGTGGCCGCGCCGTGCGCTATCAGGCTTGATGTCACGAGCACCGCAAGGCCCATTACGAGTATTGCAAGCATCTCGGCCTTGGTTGGAAGCCCGCCGGTCCTGGCCAGCTTGCGGTACACAAACACCGTAATTATCATGAGAATTGACGACTCGATCATGCGCGTAGTCCATACGTTGCCAAACTTGGTCGCTATCGCCTGGGCTATCCCCGCGTTGATGTCGATTGCCTGCACGGCTATCATGGCAAAGTTTGAGCCAATCACGATTGCCGCGCCGATTATGATGAGTTTTACCATCTTGCGGTCGATTGCGGCGCGTTGAGAGGATATTGCGCTTGCAAGCCACGGCACGCGAGAAAGCGGCCTCCACAGCCACAGCGAGCCAAACGCTGCGCCGACTACGATAACCTGGCCTACCATGCCGGGGAACCTTGACGCTGACTCTAGCGGAGACAGGACCTGCGAAGGTGCTGCCGTAGGGCCCACGGAAGGCGTGACTGCGGTTCCAATCCCAAACGTAAATGCGCCTTCTACCACGTGGCCGTCAACTGCAGAAAGCACCCTCGTGGTGACGGTATAGACGCCGTCAGGCAGGTTTGGCTGCAGAGATACTCCGAGGCTCGCAGTATCGCCGTTCACAAGGTGCGGGTCGTTCTTGTCAACTCGTGATCCGTCGGGTCCAAGCACGGATATCGTGCTGTACGAAAGCTCTATCGGCTCTGTGAACGAGACTGTCACTTCAGGTGGTGAGGAAGACAGGCTCTGAAACGGCTTTGGGGAAGAGCTTACAGTTATCGGGTGGGCAAAGGACTGCTGCGGCGGCATGATTGCAAAGGCAAGCGTCACCGCCAGTAAGGAAGCGGCAAGAACGTACAGCAGCGATGGCCGAACAGACAAGGCAATTGTAATAAGTGCCGGACCATATTTGACTCTTGCTTACTTTATGGTACAAACCCCGAACAATCATCAAAGATTATAAGCACTGCTGGATAATTTTTCTATGATGCTGATGAAAAAAGCCGCCCTTGTTCTAACACTTGCAATCCCGATCTTGCTTGCCGCAACGCTTTCTTCTTTTTCTTTTGCCCGCCCTGCGTACGCCCACACTGCAACCAAAGCAGGCGATATCAACATGGAGGTAGGCTGGGGAACAGAGCCGCCGCTTCTTGGCCAGATGAACACCATCACGGTTGAGGTGACCAAGATCTCTGACGGCAAGCCTGTGGCAAACGCGTTTGCAAACGCAAAGGTGACAGTGACAAAGGGCGGCGACAGCAAGGACCTTGAAGTCCTTCCAGGAGAGGCGGCCGGCCTCTATGTTGCGCAGATAATCCCGACGCAGCTCGGCCAGATGACGGTCAAGATAACCGGCACCATTTCCGGCCAGCAGGTAAACAATCAGGTCAACATTGAAGATGTCGAGGACACCAAGACGCTCAACTTCCCGGCATCAAGCGGCGACCCGAACCAGAGCATCCCGCAGGACTTTGTCAACCAGATCCGCACAACCCTGTCCGACGTGAGCGGACAAGTTGATGCTGCCAAGACATCTGCGCAAAATGCAACCGACGCTGCCCAAAAGGCTGCACAGGACATTGGAACAATAAAATCTGAAGCCGACAGGGCTTACCTGGTCGGCATGGCAGGAATTGGAGTAGGGGTCGCAGGCATTGCCATTGCAGCCCGCGCCCTTTCTCGCAAGGCCTAGGCCTCCTTTTTCATTTTCTTTATCCTTGCGACGACTACTGCTCCTCCCATAGTTACTGCAGCAACTGCGGCCAGCGCGCCTGCTGGAAACTCTGGAACCACATTGATGGAAAGGTCAGTGTGCTCTGGTGTTATAGGCACAGGAGGCAGGCCGAGGCCAAGAAGCTCAACCCTCACGGTATACTGACCGTTTGATGGAAACTTGTACGGCACAGAAAGCTTTCCTTCCACGTTGTGCAGCACCGGCTGGTTGACCTGCTTTGAAGCGCGGAATATCTCGTTTCCGTTCTGGAGTACTACGACATCATAGTCCTGATGCTGGTGAAGAGTTGTGGTGCCGGGATTGTAAAAGCTCACATTCAGTTTGGCGTTTGCACCATCTGACCATTCAGGCTGAATAGCGATGTCAAGGCTTTTTTTGCCACCAGCGGCTGGCGCTCCTGTCTGCGCGTGTGCAGCAGGAATCACCGCAAACCCGGCGGCCAGGATTGC contains:
- a CDS encoding copper resistance CopC/CopD family protein, yielding MSSHRLSFLVIFALAALALLLPTVEPAFGHAVPAKYSIGPNAQFHEKSELPRQLAISFSERPDPKVSYIRVADAQDQRVDNNDFSVIGENGRQAAVTIDTNKVKDGIYTVSWFTMSLDDGHITEGAYVFGVGHEVMPQQQTPSETRYVTSSEDALAKWPLLVAQAAIVGGAMAHAILQKKLEGRPSRRFSIILLASAGAMAASATVIMLLQAGNLAVAAGAPLGQAVQSLVATSPAGAVWLIRLATSAIVAGAIFAYMVKKNGSKLLLLYAALAAGAVSLFSNSILSHNSAAPFLPALAIALDWTHFMAVSAWVGGLFYLAAVFAPATRQSPRQLATALPTFSLVATASLGVIGVTGIYMAWVHLHMLDSLFSTPYGTSLAIKLAAALPMVLLGAYHQLRLHRELVVIAKRSGRRQQEYAATARFGRTIKAEALVGIGVLLAASFLTITSPPMQAAMEQPGQHFMHQVNIAGTDVALEISPFQPGVNTFTATLLEGDGKPPQNIASVVLRFTNVNAGVGPLVVTLQKAGDGSVYSATGGYLSQAGEWKIDFIAQRINAYDLNHSFVANLGNGSTTTMMPGMATMPGMENNNNPKEMPMPSFDSFAALAMGLAAAVAGGSAFYARQSRIQMKKTLAALS
- a CDS encoding DUF4149 domain-containing protein, whose translation is MSVRPSLLYVLAASLLAVTLAFAIMPPQQSFAHPITVSSSPKPFQSLSSSPPEVTVSFTEPIELSYSTISVLGPDGSRVDKNDPHLVNGDTASLGVSLQPNLPDGVYTVTTRVLSAVDGHVVEGAFTFGIGTAVTPSVGPTAAPSQVLSPLESASRFPGMVGQVIVVGAAFGSLWLWRPLSRVPWLASAISSQRAAIDRKMVKLIIIGAAIVIGSNFAMIAVQAIDINAGIAQAIATKFGNVWTTRMIESSILMIITVFVYRKLARTGGLPTKAEMLAILVMGLAVLVTSSLIAHGAATGQIAAILLDFFHNTAASIWIGGLILMGFVAVPKILAMADERARAAAVSILIPRFSTIVVTILGISIITGPLLLFLIESDLSLTLASTYGKVLAIKLALAGVMVAMGGYSQFVIQKKAMVAMVGGSSVQSNGYGRFAKSLKAEAGVGIALLLMVSIMANSSLPAGEFPQYGKQPVDQQAAFAATSQQQTAAAASTKFTQTLYAPSGSVNLGIDPFAVGQNRFTLAFSGSDGKPATDVNAATIKLTQVEKGIGPININATRQQDGTFVGDAAFSLPGMWSIQVEGVRSSSSNIVASLDIPVRPAISSLGFEVKEYKTPESSKPLFPIFDAKRQSIWAGDQTIGSGRIWQFDIATGKYTVHNLTGGVNIASIVRLGSDGKIWYIDPTKYLLGQYDPDTKTNRNFPLPEKGIIAGLAIDNDGNVWMPVTESNKVFKFEPASGKFTAFNIPTPQSGPVNITVDRDGKLWMPESAVGKIAMIDPATGNITEYAPKGSNKLVVPTSIFPDPNGHDLYITEHEGHTVTAFNPLFETFHEYPALNSAGLPFGMAADSYGNIWVAQHTIDRVAVFDPRTGASTEAKIPTSGSFVQYLVADDKGKIWFAEQQGSALGSITITAKPSSPAPQPGNNGTPEEAKSPVTNIGFSLADLAGPAIAAGIVISALMYAKSEMDLKRNVRTAMRNLH
- a CDS encoding winged helix-turn-helix transcriptional regulator, encoding MEELSETVSAQDLLLKLIEREPGIRYRELLRSTGFANGVLTYHLSALERASVIRVDRQQARITRYYPVNVPESESQVLGYIRHEPIREIVSFVLSQDMCTFAEIVEHTGKAPSTISAHLKRLKDAGILSVRYGEYQLYSLANKELIADVLSKYRQTFADKVVDNYVEMLDEL